The sequence below is a genomic window from Denitratisoma sp. DHT3.
CACCGCGCGCAAGCTGTTCCCGCTGGTGGACAGCGCCAACGATCAGCCGACCGCGGACCTCCTGACCCAGCGCCTGGAGGTGCATGAAAAGACCGCCTGGATGCTGCGCAGCCTGCTCGAAGACTGAATCCGGCACCCCTCCGATCCGATTCTCCCCCGGTCCGGCCGGGGGATTTTTTTGCAACCGGCGCCCATCCCGCAGGGCGCACAGGACGATGGAACACCATGGGACACCGACTCTCGAAAATCTACACCCGCACCGGCGATGCCGGCACCACCGGACTCGGCGACGGTTCGCGCACGGCCAAGGACTCGGCGCGCATCACGGCCATGGGCGAGGTGGACGAACTCAACTCCCTGATCGGCGTCGCGCTGTGCGAGGCCATGGCCGACGACGTGCGGGAACTGCTGCTCGGCATCCAGCACGACCTGTTCGACCTGGGCGGGGAGCTCTGCGTGCCGGGCGCCAGCTTTGTGGCCGCGACCCAGCCGGGGCGGCTGGAGCAGGCGGTGGATCGCTACAACGGCGAATTGTCGCCGCTGAAGGAGTTCATCCTGCCCGGCGGCACCCGCGCCGCGGCCCAACTGCACCTGGCGCGCACCGTCTGCCGCCGCGCCGAGCGCAGCCTGGTGACCCTGGCGGCGGCGGAAACGGTGTCCGACACCGCGCGCCAGTACCTGAACCGGCTCTCCGACCTGCTGTTCGTCCTCGCCCGCTGGCTCAACAAGAGCGCCGGCGGCGGCGACGTGCTGTGGCAGAAAGGCAAGAACGCTTGACCCGGCCAAGCCGGAACCCAACCGGGGAGACTTCGCTGCAGGGCGACACCGCTGGGCCGGAAAAGCGCAAGAAGGCCCTCCCCCTCCCGGCCTCCCCCCTCTGGGGGAGGTGACAATGTCGGCTCGCTGC
It includes:
- a CDS encoding cob(I)yrinic acid a,c-diamide adenosyltransferase translates to MGHRLSKIYTRTGDAGTTGLGDGSRTAKDSARITAMGEVDELNSLIGVALCEAMADDVRELLLGIQHDLFDLGGELCVPGASFVAATQPGRLEQAVDRYNGELSPLKEFILPGGTRAAAQLHLARTVCRRAERSLVTLAAAETVSDTARQYLNRLSDLLFVLARWLNKSAGGGDVLWQKGKNA